In Saccharolobus solfataricus, a genomic segment contains:
- the cutA gene encoding glyceraldehyde dehydrogenase subunit alpha — protein sequence MYVGQRVKRKEDLKLITGSGRYIDDIEYPGTLYLYIVRSNVAHAKIKYIDVRDALKVNGVVGVITGLTIPFENRPNNWPMAKDEILYVGHPIAAILATDKYVAADAADLIQVDYEELPAVINPEKALKDDVKAIEGRSNIAYKKTYSSGDPEKALSNSDIVLEEKFEISRVYPSPMETRGLLSVYQEDSLLVYASTQSAHYMRRYLLSAFGNKVKDIRVIQADVGGAFGAKLFPYSEDFITVYASLQYRRPVKWVALRSEDIRGMYHGRGQIHKVKFGAKRDGTLTAIIDDAIIDLGAASHGTYLVDIAATMLPGPYKVRDLRVNAYGVYTNKTPLDQYRGAGRPEAAFVYERIMDIIADELKLDPIYVRKRNLITELPYVNPFGLKYDSGNYLKLLENAEKVYREFEKRANELRKQGRRVSAGLSFYLEQNNFGPWESASVRIKADGKVQVIIGASPHGQGAETGIAQIVADELGISVDDVEVIWGDTALIGEGFGTYGSRSLTLAGNAALLAARRVKDKVLRLAAQFMKSDVQELQYKDGKVINPKTGKTMSLKEVASRNMASLGGIWEYKEEPGLEATGYFGFDNLTYPYGSHVVLAEVDNSGKVKILDYYAIDDIGTVVNPMLAEAQVIGGVIQGFGESVLEEIVYDENGNLLTGNLFDYAIPTAVEAFNIKWEYMEEGKSNAPLPAKGIGEGATIGTPPALIRAIEKAIGKRLTRLPSRLEDLL from the coding sequence TTACATCGTTAGGAGTAACGTGGCCCACGCTAAAATTAAATATATTGACGTTAGGGATGCGTTAAAAGTTAATGGTGTTGTCGGAGTTATAACTGGCTTGACAATTCCTTTTGAGAACAGACCTAATAATTGGCCGATGGCTAAGGACGAGATTTTATATGTTGGTCATCCTATTGCGGCAATTTTAGCTACTGATAAGTATGTTGCTGCTGATGCGGCTGATTTGATTCAAGTGGATTATGAAGAGTTACCTGCAGTTATTAACCCAGAGAAGGCTTTAAAGGATGATGTTAAGGCTATTGAGGGTAGGAGTAATATTGCTTATAAGAAGACTTACAGTTCAGGTGACCCAGAGAAGGCTCTTTCAAATTCGGATATTGTATTAGAGGAGAAGTTTGAAATTTCAAGAGTTTATCCTTCACCGATGGAAACTAGAGGTTTACTTTCGGTATATCAAGAGGATAGTTTGCTAGTTTACGCCTCTACGCAATCCGCTCATTACATGAGGAGGTATTTATTGTCAGCCTTTGGTAACAAGGTAAAGGATATAAGGGTTATTCAGGCTGATGTAGGAGGTGCTTTCGGAGCTAAGTTATTCCCATATTCTGAGGATTTCATAACTGTTTACGCTAGTTTGCAATATAGGAGACCAGTAAAATGGGTTGCATTAAGGAGTGAAGATATAAGGGGTATGTATCATGGTAGAGGACAGATTCATAAGGTTAAGTTTGGAGCTAAAAGGGATGGTACTTTAACTGCAATAATAGATGATGCTATTATTGACTTAGGTGCTGCTTCTCATGGAACTTACTTAGTGGATATAGCAGCTACAATGTTACCTGGACCGTATAAAGTTAGGGATCTAAGGGTTAATGCTTATGGTGTTTACACTAATAAGACTCCTTTAGACCAGTATAGGGGAGCTGGTAGACCAGAGGCTGCTTTCGTTTATGAGAGGATAATGGATATTATCGCTGATGAGTTGAAATTGGACCCAATTTACGTTAGAAAAAGGAATTTAATCACTGAATTACCTTATGTTAATCCTTTTGGGCTAAAATACGATTCCGGAAATTACCTAAAATTGTTAGAAAATGCTGAGAAGGTTTATAGGGAATTTGAGAAGAGGGCTAATGAGTTGAGGAAGCAAGGTAGGAGAGTTAGCGCTGGATTATCATTCTATTTGGAACAAAATAACTTTGGTCCTTGGGAGAGCGCTTCAGTTAGAATTAAGGCTGATGGCAAGGTTCAAGTTATAATAGGTGCTAGTCCACATGGTCAAGGTGCAGAAACTGGTATTGCTCAAATTGTTGCTGATGAGTTAGGGATAAGTGTAGACGACGTTGAAGTGATCTGGGGTGATACTGCTCTCATAGGTGAGGGTTTTGGTACTTACGGCAGTAGAAGTTTAACTTTAGCTGGTAATGCTGCGTTGTTAGCAGCTAGAAGAGTTAAGGATAAGGTTCTAAGGTTAGCTGCGCAATTCATGAAGTCCGATGTTCAAGAGTTACAGTATAAGGATGGTAAGGTAATTAATCCTAAGACTGGTAAGACAATGAGCCTAAAAGAAGTTGCCTCACGTAATATGGCTAGTCTAGGTGGTATTTGGGAATATAAGGAGGAACCTGGGTTAGAGGCCACGGGTTATTTCGGATTTGATAATTTAACTTATCCCTATGGTTCACATGTTGTTTTAGCTGAGGTTGATAATTCCGGTAAGGTTAAGATTTTAGATTATTACGCTATCGATGATATAGGTACTGTTGTTAATCCAATGCTAGCTGAGGCTCAAGTTATAGGAGGAGTGATTCAAGGCTTTGGTGAGAGTGTTTTGGAAGAAATTGTGTACGATGAAAATGGCAATTTACTAACTGGAAATCTATTCGATTACGCAATACCTACTGCTGTTGAGGCATTTAATATTAAATGGGAGTACATGGAAGAGGGGAAATCCAATGCTCCTTTACCAGCTAAGGGAATTGGGGAGGGTGCAACTATTGGTACTCCACCAGCGTTGATAAGGGCAATAGAAAAGGCAATAGGTAAGAGGTTGACCAGATTGCCGAGTAGGTTAGAGGATTTGCTATGA
- a CDS encoding rhodanese-like domain-containing protein, with protein MTQVIESYSSPFYKNIIDLPPSMVRKLWKSGKIMILDIRTPQEYEEHHIPGAILAPLDYLEHLTELFEDKEVAVVCEHGNRARYATYGMPHLYKKRAYYMIGGMALWMCLPVA; from the coding sequence ATGACTCAAGTAATAGAATCCTATTCCTCACCCTTTTATAAGAACATAATCGACTTACCTCCATCAATGGTAAGGAAATTATGGAAAAGCGGAAAGATAATGATACTCGATATTAGAACACCACAAGAATATGAGGAACATCACATACCGGGGGCAATCTTAGCACCCCTAGATTATTTAGAGCATTTAACTGAACTTTTCGAAGATAAGGAAGTCGCTGTTGTATGCGAGCACGGAAATAGGGCTAGGTACGCCACATACGGTATGCCTCATCTTTATAAGAAAAGAGCTTACTACATGATTGGTGGAATGGCATTGTGGATGTGTTTACCCGTGGCGTAA
- a CDS encoding ISNCY-like element ISC1217 family transposase, producing the protein MTKELTREEYYKALEKAVNEVILSMTGTRKDVAKRLLLGAVVGRNATEIAQEAEMDYETVLNNLDKAAQAKLIEVVKKLVGDHPVLLIVDDTHDHKLYARAMPVSRNGAQIFYCRAHKRFEPAIQLLVIGVKDLVNNQIYVIHIIAYIPRKVEEELKRRGEEVKFKTKIDALLEFLSSLSGLNVKARVFDSWYVNSRTLQGNTVGELKSSARVVEGGRSVPVSEFPQGEYLVEYLGTPIKLLVIDDYKGYGRRYFFSTDLNDTAEDIITTWENRWDIEVLIRELKALGLEGGSFLTWVRNSGFVALKALSLLVVQYFKYSTGLMLGAKRLARLIKSIYREAGGIKKLFKRRRKP; encoded by the coding sequence ATGACCAAAGAATTGACGAGGGAGGAGTACTATAAGGCATTGGAAAAGGCAGTTAACGAGGTCATACTATCCATGACTGGAACGAGGAAGGACGTTGCCAAGAGGCTACTCTTGGGGGCGGTTGTGGGAAGAAATGCTACCGAGATAGCTCAAGAGGCCGAGATGGACTACGAGACCGTACTGAATAACTTGGACAAGGCAGCTCAAGCCAAACTAATCGAGGTCGTGAAGAAGTTAGTCGGGGATCATCCTGTCCTTCTCATAGTGGACGACACCCACGACCACAAGCTCTACGCTAGGGCCATGCCGGTCTCCAGAAACGGGGCGCAGATCTTCTACTGTAGGGCGCACAAGAGGTTCGAACCCGCGATCCAACTCCTTGTGATTGGCGTCAAGGATCTGGTGAACAACCAGATCTACGTGATCCACATAATTGCCTACATACCCCGAAAGGTGGAAGAGGAGCTCAAGCGTAGGGGTGAGGAGGTGAAGTTCAAGACCAAGATAGATGCCCTCTTGGAGTTTCTCTCCTCCCTCTCAGGTTTGAATGTAAAAGCTAGGGTCTTCGACTCATGGTACGTGAACTCGAGGACTCTCCAAGGGAATACTGTGGGGGAACTCAAGTCCAGCGCGCGAGTCGTCGAGGGTGGCAGATCCGTGCCCGTTAGCGAGTTCCCCCAAGGGGAGTACCTGGTAGAGTACTTGGGGACTCCCATAAAGTTACTTGTTATAGATGACTATAAGGGTTACGGGAGGAGGTATTTCTTCTCCACCGACCTTAACGACACGGCTGAAGATATCATAACGACCTGGGAGAACCGTTGGGACATAGAGGTCTTGATCAGGGAGCTCAAGGCCTTGGGACTCGAGGGTGGGTCCTTCTTGACCTGGGTTAGGAACTCAGGCTTCGTGGCCTTGAAGGCTCTCTCCCTCCTCGTTGTTCAATACTTCAAGTACTCCACGGGTCTGATGCTCGGGGCCAAAAGGTTGGCCAGATTGATAAAAAGTATTTACCGTGAGGCGGGTGGGATCAAAAAACTGTTCAAGAGGAGGAGAAAACCGTAA
- a CDS encoding M1 family metallopeptidase, whose product MIKVNRYEIFLDFSFQTGDYKGYEKIEMESDEETVVLDAVGLKIVKAKVNGKEIEFSQDESRVNVKSGSFSGILEVEFEGKVTERKLVGIYKASYKDGYVISTQFEATHARDFIPCFDHPAMKARFKLTVRVDKGLKVISNMPVVREKEENGKVVYEFDETPKMSTYLLYLGIGNFEEIRDEGKIPTIIVATIPGKVQKGRFSMQISRNSIEFYEKYFEIPYQLPKVHLIAIPEFAYGAMENWGAITFRETALLADDSSSVYQKFRVAEVVAHELAHQWFGNLVTLKWWDDLWLNESFATFMSHKAISQLFPSWNFWDYFVLNQTSRALEKDSVSTTHPIEAHVRDPNEVEQMFDDISYGKGASILRMIEAYVGEENFRRGVVNYLKKFSYSNAQGSDLWNSISEVYGSDISPIMADWITKPGYPMVRVSVSGKRVSLEQERFSLIGNVENLLYKIPLTMEVNGKVVTHLLDKERDTMVFEEDVKSLKVNVNRTGFYRVFYYNNSDLVFNSNLSELDKWGIINDYWAFLLAGKIGFKEYERVISKFFNDKDFLPVNELSNELFTLHAINPDKYQGIAKEFHRIQLKNWRNSKDELGRLTYSNILYRLAAIDDEFSLGLSELFRFYGSLDSDTRQGVAVAYAITYEDNSVDELLERFRKETFDEEKLRYLTAMLFFRKPYLVGNTLSLILSGEIKKQDIPLTLSTAAYNPYAKSAVLNWIKMHINFMREAYKGTGILGRRLAEVIPLIGIGAERETEQFFSNLNMPEAERGIGTGLELLKAYSRLK is encoded by the coding sequence ATGATTAAGGTTAATAGATACGAGATTTTTCTTGATTTTAGCTTTCAAACTGGAGATTATAAGGGATATGAGAAAATCGAAATGGAAAGCGATGAAGAAACAGTAGTACTGGACGCTGTAGGTTTGAAGATAGTAAAGGCCAAGGTAAACGGAAAAGAGATTGAATTCTCTCAAGATGAGAGTAGAGTCAACGTGAAGAGCGGATCCTTTTCCGGTATTTTAGAAGTGGAATTTGAGGGAAAGGTTACTGAAAGGAAGTTGGTGGGTATTTATAAGGCCTCTTATAAAGACGGATACGTTATTAGTACGCAGTTTGAGGCTACACATGCTAGGGACTTTATACCTTGTTTCGATCATCCTGCAATGAAGGCCAGGTTTAAGTTAACTGTTAGAGTTGATAAAGGACTTAAGGTAATATCCAATATGCCAGTAGTGAGAGAAAAGGAAGAGAATGGGAAAGTAGTATATGAATTTGATGAAACGCCTAAAATGTCTACCTATTTACTATACCTAGGAATTGGAAACTTTGAAGAAATTAGGGATGAAGGTAAAATCCCGACAATTATAGTAGCCACAATACCGGGCAAAGTACAAAAGGGAAGATTCTCTATGCAGATCTCAAGAAATTCTATAGAGTTCTATGAAAAGTATTTTGAAATTCCCTACCAATTGCCTAAGGTTCATTTAATCGCAATACCGGAATTCGCATATGGTGCAATGGAGAATTGGGGTGCTATTACATTTAGGGAGACTGCTTTATTGGCTGACGATTCTTCATCTGTTTATCAGAAGTTTAGAGTTGCTGAGGTTGTTGCTCATGAGTTGGCTCATCAGTGGTTTGGTAATTTGGTTACTTTGAAGTGGTGGGATGATTTATGGTTAAACGAGAGTTTCGCAACATTCATGAGCCATAAGGCTATTTCACAATTATTCCCTTCATGGAACTTCTGGGACTATTTCGTTTTGAACCAGACTTCTAGAGCCTTAGAAAAGGACTCTGTATCGACTACACACCCAATAGAGGCACACGTAAGGGACCCCAATGAAGTAGAGCAGATGTTTGACGATATTAGTTATGGTAAGGGGGCTAGTATTTTGAGGATGATTGAGGCTTATGTTGGTGAGGAGAATTTTAGGAGAGGGGTTGTTAATTACTTAAAGAAGTTCTCGTATTCAAACGCTCAAGGTTCTGATTTATGGAATTCAATTTCTGAAGTTTACGGTTCCGATATTTCTCCAATAATGGCTGATTGGATAACTAAACCTGGTTATCCAATGGTTAGAGTTAGCGTCTCTGGAAAACGCGTGAGCTTAGAACAGGAGAGATTTTCGTTGATAGGAAATGTCGAGAACCTACTTTATAAGATTCCTCTTACCATGGAGGTTAACGGCAAGGTTGTAACTCATTTATTAGACAAGGAGAGAGATACTATGGTATTTGAGGAAGATGTAAAGAGCTTAAAGGTTAATGTAAATAGGACTGGGTTTTACAGAGTATTTTATTATAATAACTCCGATCTAGTGTTTAACAGTAATTTATCAGAACTTGACAAGTGGGGTATTATAAACGATTATTGGGCTTTCCTATTGGCTGGTAAAATAGGTTTCAAGGAATATGAAAGGGTAATATCTAAATTCTTTAACGATAAGGATTTCTTACCGGTTAATGAGCTTTCTAATGAATTATTTACACTTCATGCAATAAATCCAGATAAATATCAAGGTATTGCAAAGGAATTTCATAGAATTCAGCTAAAGAATTGGAGAAATTCAAAGGATGAATTAGGAAGATTAACGTACTCAAATATTCTCTATAGACTTGCTGCAATAGATGATGAGTTCTCTTTAGGCCTTTCAGAGCTATTCAGATTCTATGGCTCTCTAGATTCTGATACTAGACAAGGAGTAGCTGTAGCATATGCTATAACCTATGAAGACAATTCCGTTGACGAGTTGTTAGAGAGGTTTAGGAAGGAAACCTTTGATGAAGAGAAGCTTAGATATTTAACTGCTATGTTATTCTTCAGGAAGCCTTACCTCGTGGGTAACACTTTAAGCTTAATACTGAGTGGTGAGATTAAGAAGCAAGATATTCCTTTAACTTTAAGCACAGCTGCTTACAATCCTTACGCTAAGAGTGCAGTACTAAACTGGATTAAGATGCATATTAACTTCATGAGAGAGGCCTATAAGGGTACTGGAATACTTGGGAGAAGACTTGCGGAGGTTATTCCGTTAATAGGAATAGGGGCGGAAAGAGAAACTGAGCAGTTCTTTAGTAATCTTAATATGCCAGAAGCGGAGAGGGGAATAGGGACAGGGTTAGAGTTACTTAAAGCGTATTCAAGGTTAAAGTAA
- a CDS encoding deoxyribonuclease IV — translation MAKIYLGPAGVPHSAKKKNTVEGIRTVKELGLNAMEVEFVQGVRMSKETAEETGQVARELGVRLSVHAPYFINLCSEEKEKIEASKQRILDTADRAELMGADAIAIHIAFYGKMTPEECYQNVKEGLEEVIDKAREMGIRNVKFGVETMAKETAFGTLDEVISISKELKGVIPYIDWAHTFARQGGEIDYGKIIDRLIKELGLTHINSHFESLVYRRGKYVDEHIPIDANAPPFEPLAKELLKRDISITLICESPELERDALKMKEVLERLGYRLE, via the coding sequence ATGGCAAAGATTTATTTAGGTCCCGCTGGGGTTCCTCATTCGGCTAAAAAGAAGAATACTGTGGAGGGTATAAGGACTGTTAAAGAGTTGGGCTTAAACGCTATGGAAGTTGAGTTTGTTCAAGGTGTAAGGATGAGTAAGGAAACCGCAGAGGAAACTGGACAAGTTGCAAGGGAATTGGGAGTTAGGTTATCGGTCCACGCTCCATATTTTATAAACCTATGTTCTGAGGAAAAGGAGAAAATTGAGGCTTCGAAGCAGAGAATTTTAGATACTGCTGATAGAGCTGAGTTAATGGGGGCTGACGCTATAGCTATTCATATTGCATTCTATGGGAAAATGACTCCAGAGGAATGTTATCAAAACGTTAAAGAAGGATTAGAAGAGGTAATAGATAAGGCTAGGGAAATGGGGATAAGGAACGTTAAGTTTGGTGTTGAAACTATGGCTAAAGAAACTGCCTTTGGGACTTTGGATGAGGTTATTTCAATATCTAAGGAATTAAAGGGTGTGATACCCTATATAGATTGGGCTCATACTTTTGCTAGGCAGGGTGGAGAAATAGATTACGGGAAGATTATAGATAGGCTAATTAAGGAGCTAGGTTTAACTCATATAAATTCCCACTTTGAATCTCTAGTTTATAGAAGAGGAAAATATGTAGATGAGCACATTCCCATAGACGCTAACGCTCCGCCATTTGAACCATTAGCGAAGGAGTTGCTTAAAAGGGATATTTCAATAACATTAATATGTGAAAGTCCAGAATTAGAAAGAGATGCGTTAAAAATGAAGGAGGTATTAGAGAGGCTTGGATATAGGCTCGAATGA
- a CDS encoding phosphoglycolate phosphatase, whose translation MDIGSNEILVASDYDRTLASEENNFVISPIVSQKVNEFSKKYKFVVVTGREKKFIDKLAVGLKPTAWILENGSLILFNDREFVLCEKSWFERDRKKIIEILDNLKVRYSIGRIILYVDGYGSKLDMLSEIEKYGRIEVNRNDAMILPKGVDKGVGVLKFKELTGFKGKIIALGDSENDYALFRVADIKVAVANAIPQIKEIADIVTENPNGLGVVEILDKILSGNFGKEVDIY comes from the coding sequence TTGGATATAGGCTCGAATGAAATATTAGTAGCTTCAGATTATGATAGGACGTTAGCCAGTGAAGAGAATAATTTTGTAATATCACCGATTGTTTCACAAAAAGTAAATGAATTTTCAAAAAAATATAAATTTGTAGTGGTAACTGGTAGGGAGAAGAAATTTATTGATAAATTGGCTGTTGGTTTGAAACCCACTGCATGGATACTGGAGAATGGTTCCCTAATACTTTTCAACGATAGAGAATTTGTGCTTTGTGAAAAAAGTTGGTTTGAAAGAGATAGGAAGAAGATTATTGAAATATTAGATAACCTTAAGGTTAGGTATTCCATAGGTAGGATTATATTGTATGTGGATGGCTATGGATCTAAATTAGATATGTTAAGTGAAATAGAAAAGTATGGGAGAATAGAGGTAAATAGAAACGATGCTATGATACTACCTAAAGGTGTGGATAAGGGTGTAGGAGTTTTGAAGTTTAAGGAATTAACTGGGTTTAAGGGAAAGATAATAGCCTTAGGAGACAGTGAAAATGATTATGCGTTGTTTAGAGTTGCCGACATTAAAGTAGCAGTTGCAAATGCAATACCTCAAATAAAGGAAATTGCTGACATAGTTACCGAAAATCCTAATGGTTTAGGAGTCGTGGAGATTTTAGATAAGATACTATCTGGAAATTTTGGAAAAGAAGTAGATATCTACTAA
- a CDS encoding methyltransferase → MSGHLSSKKVVDLGCGTGVFCLAASLLGAYCTCVEIDMESLDTVKNMKSELDLDIELINADATQFYSKFDTVIQNPPFGVVNRGIDIKFLQTAFSISDVVYSIHKSNERSREIIITMAKDYGFSTEILSERFRLKPYYPWHMRRVHEFLVDIYFFSKISR, encoded by the coding sequence ATATCTGGACATCTAAGTAGTAAAAAGGTAGTTGATTTAGGCTGTGGGACTGGCGTCTTCTGTTTAGCGGCATCACTTTTAGGTGCTTATTGTACTTGTGTGGAAATTGATATGGAATCACTAGACACTGTAAAGAATATGAAAAGTGAATTGGATTTAGATATAGAGCTAATTAATGCTGATGCAACTCAATTTTATTCTAAATTTGATACTGTAATTCAGAATCCACCATTTGGAGTAGTAAATAGAGGAATAGATATCAAGTTTTTACAAACAGCGTTTAGTATCTCTGATGTGGTATACTCAATACATAAGTCCAACGAGAGATCAAGAGAAATCATTATTACAATGGCTAAAGACTATGGGTTTTCTACTGAAATATTGTCTGAGAGGTTTAGATTAAAACCTTATTACCCATGGCATATGAGAAGAGTTCACGAGTTCTTAGTAGATATCTACTTCTTTTCCAAAATTTCCAGATAG
- a CDS encoding HAD family hydrolase — protein sequence MKTIFVDLGETLVHFKPRYHENIAYALKEIGYNVDERRVFKAVAKILGKHHYPSQEYGGLSAFDFRELFYELNIYPDEQLITRLNSKNLLSGEYELYDDSITFLEEAKGLGFKLVLVSNATRSIYKIVEDLGIKKYFDGIVASCDLNIMKPHPKIFSYAMEIAKSDGIHIGDIYEIDVIGAKRAGLEAILLDRLGFYPEIRENKVSNLLEALELVKEKLRNS from the coding sequence ATGAAGACAATATTCGTAGACTTAGGAGAAACTCTAGTGCACTTCAAGCCTAGATATCATGAAAATATTGCTTATGCTCTTAAGGAAATTGGATATAATGTAGATGAAAGGAGGGTCTTCAAGGCAGTTGCGAAGATTCTAGGAAAACATCATTATCCTAGTCAAGAATATGGAGGTCTTTCAGCTTTTGATTTTAGGGAACTGTTTTATGAGCTTAATATATATCCAGATGAGCAATTAATAACAAGATTAAATAGTAAGAACCTATTATCTGGGGAGTACGAACTCTATGACGATTCTATTACGTTTTTGGAGGAAGCCAAAGGACTTGGATTTAAATTGGTCTTAGTCAGTAACGCAACTAGAAGTATCTATAAAATAGTTGAAGATCTGGGGATTAAGAAATACTTTGACGGTATAGTTGCTTCGTGTGACTTAAACATTATGAAACCTCACCCGAAGATATTTTCCTATGCAATGGAAATCGCTAAAAGTGATGGGATTCATATAGGTGATATTTATGAAATAGACGTAATTGGGGCGAAAAGAGCAGGTCTTGAAGCAATACTTTTAGATAGATTAGGGTTTTACCCCGAAATCAGGGAAAATAAGGTGAGTAATTTATTGGAGGCACTAGAATTAGTAAAAGAGAAATTGAGAAATTCCTAG
- a CDS encoding transcriptional regulator has protein sequence MSTDFLTTREKIFLLLFYSDEPLSAREIMRRLDVRKEKEVYDHLEHLARSSKRKGYMLIIIPAKCKSCGYVFNSDKIKKPSRCPICKSEKIEMPKFLIRNK, from the coding sequence TTGAGTACAGACTTCTTAACAACTAGGGAAAAAATATTCTTGTTGTTATTTTATTCAGATGAACCTTTGAGTGCTAGGGAGATAATGAGAAGATTGGACGTTAGGAAAGAGAAAGAAGTTTACGATCATTTAGAGCATTTGGCGAGGTCAAGCAAAAGGAAAGGTTATATGCTTATAATAATACCAGCAAAGTGCAAGAGCTGTGGTTACGTATTTAATTCTGACAAAATAAAAAAGCCTAGTAGATGTCCTATTTGCAAATCTGAGAAAATTGAAATGCCAAAATTTTTAATTAGGAACAAGTAA
- a CDS encoding sugar nucleotide-binding protein — MKIAVTDEGEVAKAIAKFLGGKGNEIIVVDNPSKVIREKPDVIIHTFEIPIFESNANPPLAWSFNTWYAINIARAGSKAGSVNVFLSSFLIYDGKRGFYKEHNTPHPLNYYGLTKLVGESSIISLGNYLVLRVGALFSLSYRGFLFPFIKASTMGKVLKCNKNFYISIIDLNTLAKVIKLLIDKEARGVINVGSNRVSLFDICSYLSDIFGNEVIEIDNRQRDFSLDDWLLRAYNIKIDAKESILSLIEYRLLNN, encoded by the coding sequence TTGAAAATTGCAGTTACTGATGAAGGAGAAGTTGCTAAAGCAATTGCCAAATTTCTTGGTGGTAAAGGCAATGAAATTATAGTTGTGGATAATCCCTCCAAGGTTATAAGGGAAAAACCAGATGTGATAATACATACATTTGAAATACCAATTTTTGAAAGTAACGCAAATCCTCCTTTAGCCTGGTCATTTAACACGTGGTACGCAATTAACATAGCTAGAGCTGGGTCTAAGGCGGGGAGCGTAAATGTATTTCTTTCCTCTTTTTTAATTTACGATGGGAAGAGAGGTTTTTACAAAGAACATAATACTCCTCATCCACTAAATTATTACGGATTAACTAAACTAGTGGGGGAGAGTAGTATTATCTCTTTGGGTAATTACTTAGTTTTAAGAGTTGGCGCATTATTTTCATTATCATATAGGGGTTTTCTATTTCCATTCATTAAAGCCTCCACAATGGGGAAAGTCCTAAAGTGTAATAAAAACTTTTATATCTCAATTATCGATTTAAATACATTAGCTAAGGTAATTAAATTACTTATTGATAAGGAAGCAAGAGGAGTAATAAACGTAGGGAGCAATAGAGTATCTCTTTTTGACATATGTAGTTACCTTTCAGATATCTTTGGAAATGAAGTTATTGAAATTGATAATCGACAGAGGGATTTTTCGCTAGATGATTGGCTTTTAAGAGCATATAATATTAAAATCGACGCAAAAGAGAGTATATTGAGCTTAATTGAGTACAGACTTCTTAACAACTAG